A single region of the Chrysoperla carnea chromosome 5, inChrCarn1.1, whole genome shotgun sequence genome encodes:
- the LOC123300493 gene encoding E3 ubiquitin-protein ligase RNF113A, producing MAETSSFTFKKRQIKNKITRKRARSSSEDNSAESEQESAVIKPESRKKKANPNIQGTLKTKRNEGIEKPKKSSDDSSDEDVVTVSYKSKRVAEISGPSDQGATATLEIETETDRDAQAIFEKSQAINAELEGKEDDKVYRGMNNYAQYYKKKDTAAGNASSGMVRKGPIRAPAHLRSTVRWDYQPDICKDYKETGFCGFGDSCKFLHDRSDYKAGWQLEREGGGQGDDSDDGDDKKYEIDSDEDDIPFKCFICRESYRDPVVTKCKHYFCQQCLVDQFKKSMRCFVCNTQTSGLFQPAKEIIARQKNMDLHKRNYNDSDNDAENAVDDDDSD from the exons ATAATAGCGCCGAAAGTGAACAGGAATCGGCTGTAATTAAACCGGAATCAAGAAAAAAGAAAGCAAATCCAAACATACAGGGTACTCTAAAAACAAAACGTAACGAAGGTattgaaaaaccgaaaaaaagtAGTGATGATTCAAGTGATGAAGATGTTGTTACTGTTAGTTACAAATCGAAACGTGTTGCTGAAATTAGTGGGCCATCAGATCAAGGTGCAACCGCTACGCTAGAAATTGAGACTGAAACGGATCGTGATGCTCAAGCCATATTCGAAAAAAGTCAAGCAATCAATGCAGAATTGGAGGGTAAAGAGGATGATAAAGTATATCGTGGTATGAATAACTATGCtcaatattataagaaaaaagatACCGCTGCGGGAAATGCTAGTTCTGGTATGGTAAGAAAAGGACCAATACGTGCTCCAGCACATCTTCGATCTACGGTACGATGGGATTATCAACCTGATATTTGTAAAGATTATAAGGAAACTGGATTTTGTGGATTTGGAG atagttgtaaatttttacatGATCGTAGCGATTATAAAGCTGGATGGCAATTAGAACGTGAAGGTGGTGGTCAAGGAGATGATTCCGATGATGGTGATGATAAGAAATATGAAATTGATTCGGATGAAGATGATATTccgtttaaatgttttatatgtcGTGAATCCTACAGAGATCCCGTTGTGACAAA atgtaaacattatttttgtcaaCAATGTTTAGTGGATCAATTTAAGAAGAGTATGCGATGTTTTGTATGCAACACACAAACAAGTGGTCTATTTCAGCCGGCTAAAGAAATTATTGCACGACAGAAAAATATGGATCTACATAAACGTAATTATAATGATTCCGATAATGATGCGGAAAATGCTGTCGATGACGATGATTcggattaa
- the LOC123299919 gene encoding probable chitinase 2, producing the protein MALILNLIIFLTISSTYVVFSGTIHPENTKNKDKIVACYIGSWSVYRPLRGSFQIENIDPNLCTHLIYSFAGLDVATNSIKSLDPWQDLADNYGKDGFGRIIKIKQTHPHIKVSLAIGGWNEGSENYSKLANSTSRRSSFVSSAVSFLKKYNFDGLDLDWEFPTQRGGIPEDKQNFVSLVKELHTAFQKYNLLLTAAFNPNPKTVDQAYDVRGVSKYLDYLHIMNYDYHGLWDGKTGPNAPLYSDDDLNVEYSIKYFLKLGAPREKVVLGLAFYGRTFNLDTPNIESLGTPSTTGFQGPFTRENGFMGYNEICLELQNNTEKWTIHWDKLSATPFAVHETKLIAYDNPKSIAEKVRVALKYRLAGVMIWSIDTDDFHGDCKNEEVATLEKGFPMLRTVNIVLAESPPAEDSNEIPTDVDTKTDDGNNGSILKINLVLLLSTIIISFHH; encoded by the exons atggcattaattttaaatttaataatatttttaacaattagttCAACATATGTTGTATTTAGTGGTACAATTCatccagaaaatacaaaaaataaggaTAAAATTGTAGCATGTTATATTGGTTCATGGTCTGTTTATCGACCATTGCGTGGATCAtttcaaatcgaaaatattGATCCAAATTTGTGTAcacatttaatatattcatttgcCGGTTTAGATGTTGCAACGAATAGCATTAAATCGTTAGATCCATGGCAAGATTTAGCTGATAATTATGGTAAAGATGGATTTGGacgtattattaaaattaaacaaacacaTCCACATATTAAAGTGAGTTTGGCAATTGGCGGTTGGAATGAAGGATcggaaaattattcaaaattagcAAATAGTACATCAAGACGGAGTAGTTTTGTTAGTAGTGCTGTAAGTTTTTTGAA GAAGTATAATTTCGATGGTTTGGATTTGGATTGGGAATTCCCCACACAACGTGGTGGAATCCCTGAAGATAAACAGAATTTTGTTTCACTAGTTAAA GAACTTCATAcagcatttcaaaaatataatctaCTATTAACAGCTGCATTTAATCCAAATCCAAAAACAGTTGATCAAGCGTACGATGTTCGTGGTGTCTCAAAATATTTGGATTATTTACACATCATGAATTATGATTATCACGGTCTTTGGGATGGAAAAACTGGGCCAAATGCACCATTGTACAGCGATGATGATTTAAATGTAgaatatagtataaaatatttcttgaaattgGGTGCACCCAGAGAAAAAGTTGTTTTGGGTTTAGCATTTTATGGGCGAACATTTAATTTAGATACTCCAAATATTGAATCATTGGGGACTCCTTCAACAACTGGTTTCCAGGGACCATTCACTCGTGAAAATGGATTTATGGGATATAATGAA atttgtCTGGAGTTACAAAACAATACAGAAAAGTGGACAATTCATTGGGATAAATTAAGTGCTACGCCATTTGCTGTACATGAAACTAAGTTAATTGCATACGACAATCCCAAATCGATTGCAGAAAAAGTGAG AGTGGCCTTAAAATATCGCTTAGCCGGTGTTATGATTTGGTCAATTGATACGGATGATTTCCATGGTGATTGTAAAAATGAGGAAGTAGCTACTCTCGAAAAAGGTTTTCCAATGTTACGAACGGTAAATATTGTGCTAGCTGAATCACCACCCGCTGAAGATTCAAATGAAATTCCAACAGATGTGGATACTAAAACCGATGATGGAAATAATGgatcaatattgaaaattaatttagttttacttCTATccacaattattatttctttccaTCATTAA
- the LOC123299811 gene encoding BRCA1-associated protein, whose amino-acid sequence MSDLVSLCVLRVEINGDETTSENQSEGAMASAEPDVMRSQRARRDITVETFPSRLETPRDDWGLLPPHSRELCQPINDNNVSSSPDANSSEIGFFSGNPFVELTKGILHLYKEDVLSSGSDAVSLCLIGVPASMTCNDLLTFIAPCHAEISHVRIVRDSTPNQYMALLTFRSHVSAKEFYLTYNGAPFNSIEPDFICRAVWVSRVEWATDGDPPPGHTELPTCPVCLERMDESVDGVLTILCNHAFHASCLLKWGDATCPVCRCVQSPEFAETSECMQCGRRGAGGNTNPLQQTTDSLWICLVCGHVGCGRYQGGHAASHYRASGHCYALQLGSNRVWDYNGDNFVHRLLQNKGDGKLVAAGGPGEGQQVAEEKVDAVQLEFTYLLTSQLDTQRQYFEEKLVRLESQTIAETEVLRQKLSQSNQLNYELENKVVALTKEKTGLEKKVNQLTQRLNTTQAELNEERQLGKALRNNQAQWQARLQATEDKLKQLKLLKQNEIAELKDQLRDVMFYINAQQAIDKSVDKDEILEGTVTVGDAPSSPPTSGDGNGNTTNNNKQKSSKNRRKR is encoded by the exons ATGTCGGATCTTGTATCTCTATGCGTATTACGAGTCGAAATCAATGGTGACGAAACTACATCAGAAAATc aATCAGAAGGAGCAATGGCGTCAGCTGAACCAGACGTGATGCGTAGTCAACGTGCTCGACGTGATATTACTGTCGAAACATTTCCAAGTCGTTTAGAAACACCTCGTGACGATTGGGGATTATTACCACCACATTCTCGTGAATTGTGCCAACCAATTAACGATAACAATGTTTCATCATCCCCAGACGCTAATTCATCAGAGATTGGATTTTTTTCTGGAAATCCATTTGTGGAATTAACAAAAGGAATTTTACATCTCTACAAAGAAGA TGTCCTAAGTTCTGGTTCAGATGCCGTGTCTTTATGTTTAATTGGAGTTCCAGCTTCGATGACTTGCAATGATTTACTAACATTCATAGCACCATGTCATGCTGAAATATCTCACGTACGAATTGTACGTGATTCAACTCCGAATCAGTATATGGCATTGTTAACATTTCGTAGTCATGTTTCGgcaaaagaattttatttaacatacaaTGGAGCGCCGTTTAATTCTATTGAACCGGATTTTATTTGTCGTGCTGTATGGGTATCGCGTGTTGAATGGGCAACCGATGGGGATCCTCCACCAGGTCATACAGAATTACCAACTTGTCCAGTATGCTTAG aacGAATGGATGAGAGTGTTGACGGAGTATTAACAATTCTCTGCAATCATGCATTCCATGCTTCCTGTCTCCTAAAATGGGGTGATGCTACTTGTCCTGTTTGTCGTTGTGTACAATCCCCGGAATTTGCTGAAACTAGTGAATGTATGCAATGTGGACGTCGAGGTGCTGGAGGTAATACCAATCCTTTGCAACAAACAACAGATTCTTTATGGATATGTTTGGTTTGTGGTCATGTAGGCTGTGGTCGATATCAGGGTG GTCATGCTGCATCACATTATCGTGCATCTGGTCATTGTTATGCCTTACAATTAGGCTCGAATCGTGTTTGGGACTATAATGGTGATAATTTTGTCCAtagattattacaaaataaaggTGATGGAAAATTAGTAGCGGCTGGTGGTCCCGGAGAAGGTCAACAGGTTGCTGAAGAGAAAGTTGATGCTGTACAATTGgagtttacatatttattaacatcACAATTGGATACACAGCGTCAATATTTCGAGGAGAAACTTGTTAG ATTGGAAAGTCAAACGATAGCTGAAACTGAAGTATTACGACAGAAATTATCACAATCGAATCAATTGAATtatgaattagaaaataaagttgtggctttaacaaaagaaaaaactggTCTAGAAAAGAAAGTTAATCAGCTGACACAAAG ATTAAATACAACTCAAGCAGAATTAAATGAAGAACGTCAACTTGGCAAAGCATTACGTAATAATCAAGCACAATGGCAAGCACGTTTACAAGCAACTgaagataaattaaaacaattaaaattattaaaacaaaatgaaatcgCTGAATTAAAAGATCAATTACGTGATGTTATGTTTTACATAAATGCCCAACAAGCGATTGATAAATCAGTTGATAAAGATGAAATATTAGAGGGAACTGTAACAGTTGGTGATGCACCATCATCTCCACCAACATCTGGCGATGGTAATGGtaatacaacaaataataataaacaaaaatcatcaaaaaatcgACGAAAAcgttga
- the LOC123300949 gene encoding protein 5NUC-like, with amino-acid sequence MLKTKFFSILILTTTTSIMAATNNTVTKGINEKTENFELLILHTNDMHARFAETSELSGVCYRPPCYGGFARVSTIFKEARRNATTGHGPKNVLILNAGDTYTGSTFFTVYHSNITTEFINLLKFDALSLGNHEFDLGVSGLLPFIEGVESPIVCTNLDTTKEPQLTASKLKRSVTIDVNGIKVGIIGYLTNETKYISKAENTEFLYEVDAIKLESEKLNAEGVQILIAVGHSGYEVDKEIAARVPLIDIVVGGHSNTFLYTGGQPDVEVPEGPYPTIIQQPNGKRVPVVQAYAYTKYVGKLLVEFNDGNFVKASGNPILVTHDIEKDPIVEELLDKYRPGVEALRHQVIGRTKVLLDSRTCRYEECNLGNAVTDAFVLYHMDQYHGEFWTDAAIGLVNGGGIRSSLDGRSTGGNITQDDLLTTFPFGNIVQSTILTGQDLLDVLQHSANQYHLGGFLQVSGLHVVYDFSDRGNKRIESVKVRCASCLVPKYEPLVLDQKYKVIVTAFLMAGGDGFDMLKNKTFINEGIDDASITVEYLQKFSPITTGIEGRIIIKGLDNDDDSYEGRSSNSTKNLYLNIIVGCGIIVFILIGIISYLMYVRNRRQRFGLGF; translated from the exons atgttaaaaacaaaattcttctcaattttaatattaactacAACGACATCTATAATGGCGGCTACAAATAACACTGTAACGAAGGGAATCAAtgaaaaaacggaaaattttgaattattaatattacatacGAATGATATGCATGCACGTTTTGCAGAAACATCCGAATTATCAGGTGTATGTTATCGACCACCATGTTATGGCGGTTTTGCACGTGTATCCACAATATTTAAAGAGGCACGACGGAATGCTACGACTGGTCATGGacccaaaaatgttttaatattaaatgctGGCGATACATACACGGGTTCAACATTTTTTACGGTTTACCATTCAAATATCACAACGGAGTTCATTAACTTATTGAAGTTTGATGCTTTG TCATTGGGTAATCATGAATTCGATTTAGGAGTATCAGGATTATTACCATTTATTGAAGGTGTCGAAAGTCCAATAGTTTGTACAAATTTGGACACGACAAAAGAACCACAATTAACCGCATCAAAATTAAAGCGATCCGTTACAATTGACGTTAATGGAATCAAAGTTGGTATAATCGGATACTtaacaaatgaaacaaaatatatatcaaaagcAGAAAACACAGAATTTCTGTACGAAGTGGACgcaattaaattagaaagtgaAAAATTGAATGCAGAAGGTGTTCAAATATTAATTGCAGTAGGTCATTCTGGTTACGAAGTTGACAAAGAGATAGCAGCACGAGTTCCCTTAATTGACATTGTTGTTGGTGGCCATTCAAATACATTTCTCTACACTGGCGGACAACCTGATGTGGAAGTTCCCGAAGGTCCATATCCAACAATAATTCAACAACCCAATGGAAAGCGTGTTCCTGTTGTTCAAGCATATGCGTATACAAAGTATGTTGGAAAACTTTTAGTCGAATTTAACGATGGTAATTTTGTTAAAGCATCCGGAAATCCTATTTTAGTAACACATGACATCGAAAAAGATCCAATTGTTGAGGAATTATTAGATAAATATCGACCTGGTGTTGAGGCTTTAAGACATCAAGTTATAGGTCGAACGAAAGTGTTACTCGACAGTCGAACTTGTCGATATGAGGAATGCAATTTAGGTAACGCGGTAACAGACGCATTTGTCTTGTACCATATGGATCAATACCATGGTGAATTTTGGACAGATGCCGCAATCGGATTAGTAAATGGTGGAGGTATTCGTTCATCGTTAGATGGTCGTAGCACCGGTGGAAACATTACTCAAGATGACCTATTAACGACTTTCCCATTCGGGAACATAGTTCAATCAACGATCTTAACCGGGCAGGATCTTTTAGACGTTTTACAACATTCCGCAAATCAGTACCACTTAGGTGGGTTTTTACAAGTGAGTGGACTTCATGTTGTTTACGATTTCAGTGATCGCGGTAATAAACGAATTGAATCGGTTAAAGTTCGATGTGCTTCGTGTTTAGTACCAAAATATGAACCATTGGTTTTAGATCAAAAATATAAAGTGATAGTAACTGCATTTTTGATGGCAGGTGGAGACGGCTTcgatatgttaaaaaataaaacatttatcaatGAAGGTATCGACGATGCTTCAATAactgttgaatatttacaaaagtttaGTCCAATTACGACTGGTATTGAAGGGCGAATTATAATCAAAGGTCTGGATAACGATGATGACTCGTATGAGGGAAGGAGTAGTAATTCAAcgaagaatttatatttaaatataattgtcgGTTGtggaattattgtatttattttaattggtattattagttatttaatgtatgtacgAAATCGACGACAACGTTTCGGGTTAGGATTTTGA
- the LOC123300950 gene encoding zinc finger protein 501-like, which produces MKQEQLNTEIIIKDEILDEQILEVQCIYDEEKQKPFICGVCDKTFSTKQNFSQHKRIHTGEKPFQCENCDQSFTQQSSLIVHKRTHSGEKPFKCGDCDKTFTQQSHLILHNRIHTGEKPFKCIDCDKAFTTKRSLINHKRLHTGERPFNCDLCDKAFTAKYDLIKHKRTHTGEKSFSCVDCDKSFTQRSSLIVHKRLHSGERPFKCENCEKTFNHEGNLMIHKRIHTGEKPYQCDFCDKAFITKRTLINHKRTHSGERPFKCEDCDQTFTQRTSLMEHKLLHTGERPFPCDFCDKAFINKRNLINHRRSHTGERPFKCDFCDKRFTLKHNLMNHNRTHTVEKSFSCEFCDKTFSQQSGLIQHKIVHSKRNII; this is translated from the coding sequence ATGAAACAAGAACaattaaatacagaaataattatcaagGATGAAATATTAGACGAACAAATTTTAGAAGTCCAATGTATTTACGATGAAGAGAAGCAAAAACCCTTTATTTGTGgagtttgtgataaaacattttcaacaaaacagaatttttctcaacataaacgaattcatactggagaaaaaccttttcagTGTGAAAATTGTGATCAAAGTTTTACACAACAGAGCAGTTTAATAGTGCATAAACGAACTCATTCAGGTGAAAAACCTTTTAAGTGTGGTGATTGTGATAAAACTTTTACTCAACAAAGCCACTTGATATTACATAATCGAattcataccggagaaaaaccatttaagTGTATCGATTGTGATAAAGCATTCACTACCAAACGTagtttaattaatcataaaCGACTTCATACGGGAGAAAGACCGTTTAATTGTGATTTATGTGATAAAGCTTTTACAGCgaaatatgatttaattaaacataaacgaactcataccgGAGAAAAATCGTTTTCGTGTGTGGATTGTGATAAAAGTTTTACGCAACGTAGCAGTTTAATCGTGCATAAGCGACTTCATTCAGGAGAAAGACCTTTTAAGTGTGAAAATTGTGAGAAAACTTTTAATCATGAAGGAAATTTAATgatacataaacgaattcatacaggagaaaaaccttatcaatgtgatttttgtgataaagCTTTTATTACGAAACGTACTTTAATTAATCATAAACGAACACATTCAGGAGAAAGACCGTTTAAGTGTGAAGATTGCGATCAAACTTTTACGCAGCGAACGAGTTTAATGGAACATAAGCTACTTCATACTGGGGAAAGACCTTTTCCatgtgatttttgtgataaagcatttattaataaacgtaatttaattaatcatcgACGAAGTCATACCGGGGAAAGACCTTTTAAGtgtgatttttgtgataaacGATTTACacttaaacataatttaatgaatCACAATCGAACTCACACTGTGGAAAAATCGTTTTCCtgtgaattttgtgataaaacttttaGCCAGCAAAGTggtttaattcaacataaaattGTTCATTCAAAACggaacataatttaa
- the LOC123300952 gene encoding stimulator of interferon genes protein: MYSVCFLDLIYFFHILPVTALFEKNFDMKRIKLVFTIILVGIYSYGCAGFAKTGDLQHISSMVSVSFLLIIIGTISTNVLKHVQNENAFIINKDFWNVVRMPTLTNYLLILFTTVQFFLGQWDFEAFSLIMTLFSVFFLIKLYNLDVNESTYLKIIEDLELDSGSGWAHGFFNGYLRIVLPETGRDGTGGIMERFENYESIEGVKIFKKKLFILIPASGGNLPAKLDGELDDWIESRKSLETLKIDRAGVQRRPYSNSIYVVRNPDPEVEYNPFYICMEGATPLKTLDEACGGQTFGAEKLRENKQRITKHFYTVLKSLLDNDRTCGPLCELVYYDDSHEDNGHFTIGKMIFDRYLRV, from the exons ATGTATTCAGTTTGTTTTCTggatctaatttatttttttcatatacttCCAGTGACGGcgctcttcgaaaaaaatttcgatatgaAGAGGATCAAATTAGTCTTCACGATTATATTAGTAGGAATTTATAGCTATGGATGTgcag GATTTGCAAAAACTGGAGATCTGCAGCACATTA gttCTATGGTTTCAGTAtcatttttactaattattattgGGACAATTTCGACGAATGTTTTGAAACATGTTCAAAATGAAAacgcatttataataaataaagatttctgGAATGTTGTACGTATGCCaacattaacaaattatttgttaatattatttacaactgtacaattttttttgggcCAATGGGATTTCGAAGCATTTTCACTTATCATGACATTATTCTcagtcttttttttaattaagttatataatttg GATGTTAATGAAtcaacatatttgaaaataattgaagattTAGAATTAGATTCTGGTTCTGGTTGGGCACACGGATTTTTTAACGGTTATTTGAGGATAGTTTTACCTGAAACTGGTCGGGATGGAACGGGTGGAATCATGGAGAGATTTGAAAACTATGAAAGTATAGAaggtgttaaaatttttaagaaaaaattatttattttgattcccGCCTCAGGCGGAAATTTACCAGCAAAGCTAGACGGAGAATTGGATGATTGGATTGAGAGTCGCAAG tCCTtggaaacattaaaaattgatcGTGCAGGAGTACAAAGACGTCCATATTCGAATAGCATTTACGTTGTACGAAACCCTGATCCTGAGGTGGAATATAAtcctttttatatttgtatggaagGTGCTACACCGTTAAAAACATTAGATGAAGCATGTGGGGGGCAAACTTTTGGTGCAG aaaagttaAGGGAGAACAAACAAAGAATtacgaaacatttttatacagttttaaaaagtttattggaTAACGACAGAACTTGCGGTCCTTTATGCGAACTCGTATATTACGATG aTTCTCATGAAGACAATGGTCATTTTACCATTGGAAAAATGATCTTCGATCGTTATTTAAGAGTTTAA